In Oncorhynchus mykiss isolate Arlee chromosome 1, USDA_OmykA_1.1, whole genome shotgun sequence, the following proteins share a genomic window:
- the LOC110520123 gene encoding protein-glutamine gamma-glutamyltransferase 2, translated as MTDQNGVFMGMDLLCQVNSHAHRTEEMDVERLLVRRGQPFSLALQCHTTLSPKHKLAMILHLGKEGEVVVKVLDARAGRDKWWFRQQGAQSEVLLTIHSPADAPVGLYSVTVLLLSPDGHILEKTTPETFYLLFNPWCKADSVYLPDEELLEEYILNENGLLYQGSWDQISSLPWNFGQFEQDVVDICFEILDNSPAALTNPEMDTANRADPVYVSRTITAMVNANDDLGVVSGRWDGKYDDGVPPTRWTGSVPILRRWSEAGAQRVRYGQCWVFSGVACTILRCLGIPTRPVTNYSSAHDTDGNLNVDYLYDEQLESVSEGRKDMIWNYHCWVESWMDREDLPKGYDGWQALDPTPQERSDGVYCCGPCPVKAVRDGDVGMKYDAAFVFSEVNADLVTWIVYPDGQRSQVSLNQNTVGQNISTKSVYGDYREDITKHYKYPEGSVKEREVYEKAGRRVTQPNGAPGQLELKIKHAQAVLGTDFDVIVEVHNVGGEDTPAQLTVTSNAVTYNSLHRGECHRKTASLTVPAQKAHKEVLRLRYEHYGACVSEHNLIRVTALLQVSGQPEVVLQEVNIQLSMPQLHVKVVGDAVVSRKLIAHISFTNPLPITLRGGVFTVEGAGLTAAREIQAPDDIGPGQEVKVKLSFKPTRAGLRKLMVDFDADRIRDVKGIATLIVRNK; from the exons ATGACTGACCAAAACG GTGTATTTATGGGGATGGACCTGCTTTGCCAGGTGAACAGCCATGCCCATCGTACAGAGGAGATGGACGTGGAAAGGCTGCTGGTTCGTCGGGGGCAGCCCTTCTCCCTTGCCTTGCAGTGCCACACAACCCTGTCCCCTAAACACAAACTAGCCATGATCTTGCATCTAG gTAAGGAGGGTGAGGTGGTGGTGAAGGTGTTGGATGCCCGTGCTGGCAGGGACAAGTGGTGGTTCCGCCAGCAGGGGGCTCAGAGTGAGGTGCTGCTGACGATCCACAGCCCAGCAGACGCCCCTGTGGGACTCTACAGCGTGACAGTGCTGCTCCTCTCCCCTGACGGACACATCCTGGAGAAGACAACACCAGAGACGTTCTACCTGCTCTTCAACCCCTGGTGCAAAG CTGACTCTGTGTACCTCCCTGACGAGGAGCTGCTAGAGGAGTACATCCTGAATGAAAATGGCCTCCTTTACCAGGGTTCCTGGGACCAGATTTCCTCACTACCCTGGAACTTTGGACAG TTTGAACAAGATGTGGTGGACATCTGTTTTGAAATCCTGGACAATTCACCTGCTGCACTGACAAACCCAGAGATGGACACAGCCAACCGAGCAGACCCAGTGTACGTGAGCAGGACAATTACTGCCATG GTGAATGCTAATGATGACCTTGGCGTGGTGTCGGGCCGTTGGGACGGGAAGTACGATGACGGGGTGCCGCCCACACGTTGGACTGGCAGTGTGCCCATCCTCAGGCGCTGGAGTGAGGCCGGGGCACAGAGGGTGCGCTACGGACAGTGCTGGGTGTTCTCAGGCGTAGCCTGTACAA TTCTTCGCTGTCTGGGCATACCCACTCGCCCAGTTACAAACTACTCTTCTGCCCATGACACTGATGGCAACCTGAATGTGGACTATCTGTATGATGAGCAGCTGGAGAGTGTGTCTGAAGGCAGGAAGGACATGATCTG gaactACCATTGCTGGGTGGAGTCCTGGATGGACAGGGAGGATCTTCCTAAAGGCTATGATGGGTGGCAGGCTCTGGATCCCACCCCACAGGAGAGGAGTGATG GGGTGTACTGTTGTGGGCCCTGTCCAGTCAAGGCGGTGAGGGACGGTGATGTGGGGATGAAGTATGATGCAGCCTTCGTGTTCTCTGAGGTGAACGCAGACCTGGTCACCTGGATCGTCTACCCAGATGGCCAACGCTCACAAGTTTCCCTCAACCAGAATACAGTGGGCCAAAACATCAGCACCAAGAGTGTGTACGGAGACTACAGAGAGGACATCACTAAACATTACAAATACCCCGAAG GTTCAGTGAAGGAGCGTGAGGTGTATGAGAAGGCAGGACGGCGGGTAACGCAGCCGAATGGAGCACCAGGGCAGCTGGAGCTGAAGATCAAACACGCCCAGGCCGTCCTGGGGACAGACTTTGATGTGATAGTGGAGGTGCACAACGTCGGTGGAGAGGACACCCCAGCCCAGCTGACTGTGACGTCCAACGCTGTcacctacaacagcctccaccGGGGGGAGTGCCATAGGAAGACTGCCAGCCTGACCGTGCCAGCCCAGAAAG CTCATAAGGAAGTGCTGCGGCTACGGTACGAACACTACGGGGCATGTGTGTCTGAGCATAACCTGATCAGGGTCACAGCACTACTCCAGGTCAGCGGCCAGCCCGAAGTCGTCTTACAAGAGGTCAACATCCAACTGAGCATGCCTCAGCTCCATGTCAAG GTAGTGGGAGATGCAGTTGTATCTCGGAAATTGATTGCCCACATTAGCTTCACCAATCCACTGCCTATTACCCTCAGAGGGGGCGTGTTTACTGTGGAGGGGGCAGGTCTGACAGCAGCGCGGGAGATCCAAGCACC